A region of Lacinutrix sp. Hel_I_90 DNA encodes the following proteins:
- the serC gene encoding 3-phosphoserine/phosphohydroxythreonine transaminase — protein sequence MMRHNFSAGPCVLPKEVILKASEALLDFDNGLSLIEISHRSKAFVDVMEKARALALELLGLEGKGYKALFLQGGASTQFLMVALNLLEKRAGYLNTGTWADKAMKEAQIYDDVYEVASSKASNYNYIPKGYDVPSDYDYLHVTSNNTIFGTQMKSFPKVDIPLVCDMSSDIFSRTLDFSQFDLIYAGAQKNMGPAGTTLVVVKEEVLGKVSRKIPSMMDYKVHISKNSMFNTPPVFAVYTSMLTLEWLKNLGGIKAIEEVNEMKARIMYSEIDLNPLFKGFTAKEDRSNMNATFTLESENLKETFETMVKEAGINGINGHRSVGGYRASMYNALSIDSVKALVEVMSELEAKA from the coding sequence ATGATGAGACATAACTTTAGCGCAGGTCCTTGCGTGTTGCCAAAAGAAGTAATTTTAAAAGCCTCAGAAGCTTTATTAGATTTTGATAACGGATTATCCTTGATAGAAATTTCGCATAGAAGTAAAGCTTTCGTTGATGTGATGGAAAAAGCCAGAGCGCTAGCATTAGAACTTCTAGGCTTAGAAGGCAAAGGTTATAAAGCGTTGTTTTTACAAGGTGGCGCGAGCACGCAGTTTTTAATGGTGGCACTTAATCTATTAGAAAAAAGAGCCGGTTATTTAAATACAGGAACCTGGGCAGATAAAGCGATGAAAGAAGCCCAAATTTATGATGATGTCTATGAGGTCGCTTCTTCTAAGGCGTCTAATTATAACTACATTCCAAAAGGCTACGATGTGCCTTCAGATTATGATTATTTGCATGTCACTTCAAATAATACCATTTTTGGAACCCAAATGAAAAGCTTTCCAAAAGTAGACATTCCTTTGGTATGCGATATGAGCAGTGATATTTTCTCTCGTACACTTGATTTTTCCCAGTTTGATTTAATTTATGCAGGGGCTCAAAAAAATATGGGACCAGCAGGTACGACTTTAGTTGTAGTGAAAGAAGAGGTTCTAGGAAAAGTATCGCGTAAAATTCCATCAATGATGGATTATAAAGTACATATTTCTAAAAACAGTATGTTCAATACGCCACCTGTTTTCGCCGTTTATACTTCGATGTTAACGCTGGAATGGTTAAAAAACCTTGGAGGTATTAAAGCCATTGAAGAAGTGAATGAAATGAAAGCGCGTATTATGTATTCGGAAATTGACTTAAACCCACTATTTAAAGGGTTTACAGCAAAAGAAGACCGTTCGAATATGAATGCTACGTTTACTCTGGAAAGTGAAAACTTAAAAGAAACATTTGAAACAATGGTTAAAGAGGCAGGAATTAACGGCATTAATGGACATAGAAGTGTTGGAGGCTACAGAGCATCAATGTACAATGCATTATCGATTGATAGCGTTAAGGCTTTAGTGGAGGTTATGAGTGAATTGGAAGCTAAAGCATAA
- a CDS encoding flavodoxin family protein, producing the protein MKKPDFSHLKAVYVNCTLKKSPATSHTSKLMDISRQIMKNEQVAIENIRLIDHNVASGVYPDMTNYGWKTDEWPELFKKIISADILIVGTPIWLGEKSSETQKLIERLYAMSGKTNDKGQYIFYGKVGGCVITGNEDGVKHCAMGILYALQHVGYSIPPQADCGWIGEVGPGPSYGDTEWKDKKINPPVGFESNFTNRNTTFMTYNLLHLAAMLKNQGGYPAYGNSRSKWNDGDRWEFENPEFR; encoded by the coding sequence ATGAAAAAACCAGACTTTAGCCATCTAAAAGCAGTTTATGTAAACTGCACCTTAAAAAAATCACCAGCTACTAGTCATACCTCGAAACTTATGGATATTTCTAGGCAGATTATGAAAAATGAACAGGTAGCCATCGAAAATATTAGGTTAATTGATCACAATGTTGCCAGTGGTGTTTATCCAGACATGACCAATTACGGCTGGAAAACAGATGAATGGCCTGAACTCTTCAAAAAAATAATTTCTGCCGATATTTTAATTGTTGGCACCCCAATTTGGTTGGGAGAGAAATCGTCTGAAACACAAAAACTCATTGAACGCCTTTATGCGATGAGTGGAAAAACCAACGACAAAGGCCAATATATATTCTACGGCAAAGTAGGAGGCTGCGTCATTACTGGTAATGAAGATGGTGTAAAGCATTGTGCGATGGGTATTTTATATGCTTTACAACATGTGGGCTACTCTATTCCACCACAAGCCGACTGCGGTTGGATAGGTGAAGTAGGTCCCGGACCAAGTTATGGCGACACCGAATGGAAAGATAAAAAAATTAATCCACCCGTTGGTTTTGAGTCTAATTTCACAAACAGAAATACTACATTTATGACCTATAACCTACTCCATCTTGCGGCTATGCTTAAAAACCAAGGGGGCTACCCTGCTTATGGCAATTCTCGAAGTAAATGGAATGATGGTGACCGTTGGGAGTTTGAAAACCCTGAGTTTCGTTAA
- a CDS encoding D-2-hydroxyacid dehydrogenase yields the protein MKVLANDGVSQSGINALEAAGFEVITTTVAQEQLINFINENEVTVLLVRSATTVRKPLIDACPSLKIIGRGGVGMDNIDVEYARDKGLKVINTPAASSQSVAELVFAHLYGGVRFLHDSNRNMPLDGDSQFNKLKKNYAKGVELRGKTLGIIGFGRIGQEVAKIGLGVGMKVIAADMFIDGAEVTVDFFDGQAVSFNIKTQPMETVLKESDFVTLHVPAQKDYVIGKAEFDLMKKGSVIINAARGGVVNEVELVNALESGKLAFAGLDTFQNEPTPAVQLLMNGRISLTPHIGAATNEAQDRIGTELATQIKDILL from the coding sequence ATGAAAGTATTAGCAAACGATGGTGTTTCTCAAAGCGGAATTAACGCTTTAGAAGCCGCAGGATTTGAAGTGATTACTACAACAGTAGCACAAGAGCAATTAATTAATTTTATCAATGAGAATGAGGTGACTGTCCTTCTAGTAAGAAGTGCAACAACCGTTCGCAAACCGTTAATCGATGCCTGTCCTAGTTTAAAGATTATAGGTCGTGGTGGCGTTGGTATGGATAATATTGATGTTGAGTACGCTCGCGATAAAGGTTTAAAGGTCATCAATACACCTGCTGCTTCTTCACAATCTGTTGCAGAACTAGTGTTCGCTCACCTTTATGGCGGCGTCCGTTTCTTACACGATTCTAATAGAAACATGCCCTTAGATGGAGATTCTCAATTTAATAAGTTAAAGAAAAACTACGCTAAAGGTGTTGAACTAAGAGGTAAAACACTAGGTATTATAGGCTTTGGTCGTATTGGACAGGAAGTTGCTAAAATTGGATTAGGTGTTGGAATGAAAGTAATAGCAGCTGATATGTTTATTGATGGTGCCGAAGTAACTGTTGATTTTTTTGACGGCCAAGCGGTAAGCTTCAATATTAAAACGCAACCTATGGAAACCGTTTTAAAAGAATCTGATTTTGTAACACTTCACGTACCAGCTCAAAAAGACTATGTTATTGGTAAAGCAGAATTTGATTTAATGAAAAAGGGTTCTGTGATCATAAACGCTGCCCGTGGTGGAGTCGTTAATGAAGTGGAATTAGTTAATGCGTTAGAAAGCGGTAAATTAGCCTTTGCAGGTTTAGATACCTTTCAAAATGAACCCACTCCCGCTGTACAGTTATTAATGAATGGAAGAATTTCATTAACACCACATATTGGAGCTGCAACTAATGAAGCACAAGATAGAATAGGTACCGAATTAGCAACACAAATTAAAGACATACTACTTTAA
- a CDS encoding acyl-CoA reductase yields MELQQRINAFSKLGAFIKQFTSEDFQKNETVLHNDLFFEGFKHQIKLAQEHNGWFTKKNIVFALNGWANELTDSQLSQWTSKYDFTNVHPQNVAIIMAGNIPLVGFHDFLAVLISGHSVVVKQSSNDKNLLPFLAKYLEYIAPEFKGKIQFTEEKLSDFDAVIATGSNNTARYFEYYFKGKPSIIRKNRNSVAVLNGKETKEELENLSDDIFRYYGLGCRNVSKLFLPRGYAFDAFFEAMYKWHPIINESKYANNYDYNKAVYLMSEFEMLENGFLMIKEDESFASPIATVFYEYYDTKVALQEKLKNHADNVQCIVAEGFSSQEITFGNTQKPALWDYADEVDTIAFLLKL; encoded by the coding sequence ATGGAATTACAACAAAGAATTAACGCTTTCTCAAAATTAGGTGCTTTTATAAAGCAATTCACTAGTGAAGATTTTCAAAAAAATGAAACTGTTTTACATAACGATTTGTTCTTTGAAGGCTTTAAACACCAGATTAAATTAGCACAAGAACATAATGGCTGGTTTACGAAAAAGAATATCGTTTTTGCTTTAAACGGATGGGCGAATGAACTTACTGACAGTCAATTGAGCCAATGGACGTCAAAATATGATTTTACTAATGTCCATCCGCAAAATGTTGCGATTATCATGGCAGGAAACATCCCCTTAGTTGGCTTTCATGACTTCTTAGCGGTATTAATTTCGGGACATAGCGTTGTGGTTAAGCAATCTTCAAATGACAAAAATTTACTTCCTTTTTTAGCCAAGTATTTAGAATACATTGCGCCTGAATTTAAAGGAAAAATACAATTTACAGAAGAAAAACTCAGTGATTTTGATGCGGTAATCGCTACAGGAAGCAATAATACAGCACGCTATTTTGAATACTATTTCAAAGGCAAACCTTCAATTATAAGAAAAAACAGAAACTCTGTTGCTGTTTTAAATGGCAAGGAAACCAAAGAAGAACTGGAAAACCTCTCTGATGATATCTTTAGATACTATGGATTAGGTTGCCGAAATGTGTCCAAATTGTTTCTTCCAAGAGGCTATGCTTTCGATGCTTTTTTTGAAGCCATGTACAAGTGGCATCCCATCATTAACGAATCTAAATATGCTAATAATTACGATTATAACAAAGCCGTTTATTTAATGAGTGAATTTGAGATGTTGGAAAACGGATTTCTCATGATTAAGGAAGATGAGAGTTTCGCATCTCCTATTGCTACTGTGTTTTATGAATATTATGATACTAAAGTAGCGCTTCAGGAAAAACTAAAAAACCACGCAGATAATGTCCAATGTATTGTTGCTGAAGGCTTCTCTTCCCAAGAGATCACATTTGGAAACACACAAAAACCAGCGCTTTGGGATTATGCAGATGAAGTGGATACCATTGCGTTTTTGTTAAAATTATAG
- a CDS encoding DUF6146 family protein gives MKNLILVVSILTIAFGCHSSKETTDTNTVEKPEAQVGDTLKISSDQLEYDIIIIEPGFNTWLITIAKPEGFYTQNYLETKNIRYVQEWNSRVLQPGRFNDNLYELQINYRQGVDYGYDVNYKLYNYFIYFQNTYNQNLLGGRVPQN, from the coding sequence ATGAAAAATTTAATATTAGTAGTATCAATATTGACTATTGCTTTTGGATGTCACTCATCAAAAGAAACGACAGATACAAATACAGTTGAAAAGCCTGAAGCGCAAGTTGGTGATACCTTGAAAATTTCGAGTGATCAATTAGAATACGACATCATCATTATAGAGCCTGGTTTTAACACGTGGTTAATAACTATTGCAAAGCCAGAAGGTTTTTACACACAAAACTATTTAGAAACTAAGAATATTCGTTATGTGCAAGAATGGAATTCCAGAGTATTACAACCAGGACGTTTTAACGACAATTTATATGAACTTCAAATAAACTATAGGCAAGGCGTCGATTATGGCTACGATGTAAATTATAAGCTCTATAATTATTTTATTTACTTTCAAAACACCTATAATCAAAATCTTTTAGGTGGCAGAGTTCCTCAAAATTAA
- a CDS encoding DUF937 domain-containing protein: protein MAGILDVLDSELGKTIVSGVARSTGNDTKETSSVLTMALPVLMAAMKRNAATPEGAEGLMSAIQGKHDGSILDHLGSLFGGGVDDEVKQDGAKILDHVLGSKKVGVERVIGQKSGLDASTVANILKVAAPILMGILGKQAKQENVNSSNDIGGLLGGLLSGSSNQKEQSFLESILDADGDGSIVDDVAGMVLGSSKKKGGLGGLLGGLFGGK, encoded by the coding sequence ATGGCAGGAATTTTAGATGTATTAGATAGTGAGTTAGGAAAAACTATCGTTAGTGGCGTTGCAAGATCAACAGGAAATGACACAAAAGAAACAAGTAGTGTTTTAACGATGGCTTTACCTGTATTAATGGCTGCAATGAAACGTAATGCAGCCACACCTGAAGGTGCCGAAGGCTTAATGAGTGCAATTCAAGGCAAACATGATGGTAGCATTTTAGACCACCTTGGCAGTCTATTTGGCGGAGGTGTTGATGATGAAGTGAAGCAAGATGGCGCTAAAATTTTAGATCATGTTTTAGGCTCGAAAAAGGTAGGTGTTGAAAGGGTAATAGGTCAAAAATCTGGATTAGACGCAAGCACAGTAGCAAACATTTTAAAAGTTGCAGCACCAATTTTGATGGGCATTCTGGGGAAACAAGCTAAACAGGAAAATGTAAATTCTTCTAATGATATTGGCGGCTTATTAGGTGGTTTATTAAGTGGTTCCTCAAATCAAAAAGAACAAAGTTTTTTAGAATCCATTCTTGACGCAGATGGTGACGGGAGCATTGTAGATGATGTCGCCGGTATGGTATTAGGTAGCTCTAAGAAAAAAGGTGGCCTTGGGGGGCTACTAGGTGGTCTTTTTGGAGGAAAATAA
- a CDS encoding TonB-dependent receptor, whose product MKYLFTIVLCTVLSSALAQNTINGLITNNETNEALEFVSVYIPQLDKGTVTDENGTFSLTEIPQGTQTLIISIIGFETVSKKITIPTTETLAIPLNPSAIEMEELIISTPFHKLQSENVMKVEREALSELQRQGAVTLSDGLTTIAGVESVSTGVSIGKPVIRGLSANRVLVYTQGIRLENQQFGDEHGLGINSAGIESVEVIKGPASLLYGSDALGGVLYFNPEKYALKNTSEGEIGGNYFSNTQGYNSSAAFKASAEKVKFLFRAGLSEHSDYDTENYQVTNTRFREQDFKAGIGYQTVGFKTDFRYNVNRSKLGIPEAIGEQSTARTPLLPYQDLTNHIFSLKSKVFLNNSSFDVNLGFTYNDRKEFEEHHDHEEEEEETAEMHEEEEEEIGEAALQMKLKTASYDVKYNLPTLGKFETIVGLQGMHQVNTNYGEETLIPDATTNDIGVLATAHIHFNKVDVQLGARFDTRAIRVLEGVNRDFSSFNGALGAKTAITPNIIARLNLASGYRAPNLAELTSFGTHEGTNRFEIGNNNLENEQNFQTDLSLEFKNEHVELFVNGFYNSISNYIYLSPTGDVIDAAPVYDYLQQNANLYGGEVGLHIHPHPLDWLHFEASFETVTGKQNNGAFLPLIPANSITNTIRIEFEKAWINNGYTFVKLRNTFKQTNVSVFETLTDGYALLSAGFGGDFKLFDNILSFTLSANNITNKSYVHHLSRLKADGIANIGRNISLGFIYKI is encoded by the coding sequence ATGAAATATCTATTCACGATAGTACTGTGTACAGTACTATCAAGTGCTTTGGCACAAAATACCATAAATGGCCTTATTACAAACAATGAAACGAACGAGGCTTTAGAATTTGTTTCCGTTTACATTCCGCAATTAGACAAAGGCACAGTAACTGACGAAAACGGTACTTTTTCTTTAACCGAAATACCTCAAGGCACTCAAACATTAATCATTTCTATCATTGGCTTTGAGACGGTTTCAAAAAAAATTACAATCCCAACAACCGAAACCTTAGCCATCCCACTAAATCCTTCTGCTATAGAAATGGAAGAGCTTATTATTTCTACTCCATTTCATAAATTACAATCTGAAAATGTAATGAAGGTTGAACGAGAAGCCCTTTCAGAATTGCAAAGACAAGGTGCAGTAACCTTATCTGATGGTTTAACCACTATTGCAGGCGTAGAGAGCGTCTCAACTGGTGTAAGCATAGGGAAACCTGTTATTCGCGGACTTTCGGCCAATCGCGTTTTGGTTTACACCCAAGGCATTCGATTAGAAAATCAACAATTTGGAGACGAACATGGCTTAGGAATTAATAGCGCTGGTATTGAAAGTGTAGAAGTTATAAAAGGCCCCGCTTCTCTACTCTATGGTAGTGATGCTCTGGGTGGTGTGTTGTATTTTAATCCTGAGAAATATGCTTTAAAAAACACTAGTGAAGGTGAAATTGGTGGGAATTATTTCAGTAATACCCAAGGCTATAATTCATCGGCAGCTTTTAAAGCTTCCGCAGAAAAAGTAAAATTCCTTTTTAGAGCGGGTCTTTCAGAACATTCAGATTATGATACTGAAAATTACCAGGTGACTAATACGCGTTTTAGAGAGCAAGATTTTAAGGCAGGTATTGGATATCAAACTGTTGGATTTAAGACAGATTTCCGCTATAATGTTAACCGTTCAAAATTAGGTATTCCTGAAGCTATTGGCGAGCAATCGACAGCCCGAACCCCTTTATTACCTTATCAAGATTTAACCAATCATATCTTTAGTTTGAAGTCTAAAGTATTTCTCAATAATTCTAGTTTTGATGTTAATCTAGGATTTACTTATAATGATCGAAAGGAATTTGAAGAACATCACGATCATGAGGAAGAGGAAGAAGAAACAGCAGAAATGCATGAAGAAGAAGAAGAAGAAATAGGCGAAGCTGCATTGCAAATGAAGCTAAAAACGGCGAGTTATGATGTAAAATATAATCTACCAACCTTAGGTAAATTTGAAACGATTGTTGGATTGCAGGGCATGCATCAAGTCAATACCAATTACGGTGAAGAAACGTTGATTCCAGATGCAACGACTAATGATATTGGTGTTTTAGCGACCGCACACATACATTTTAATAAAGTCGATGTGCAATTAGGTGCCAGGTTTGATACTAGAGCTATTAGAGTTTTAGAGGGTGTAAATCGTGATTTTAGCAGTTTTAATGGGGCTTTGGGAGCAAAGACAGCGATCACACCAAACATCATAGCCAGACTGAATTTAGCCTCTGGCTATCGCGCACCAAACTTAGCCGAGCTTACCAGTTTTGGAACACATGAAGGGACTAACCGTTTTGAAATAGGTAATAACAATTTAGAAAACGAACAAAACTTTCAAACCGATCTGTCTTTAGAGTTTAAAAATGAGCATGTAGAACTTTTCGTTAATGGCTTTTACAACAGCATTTCCAATTATATTTACCTCTCACCTACTGGCGATGTGATAGACGCTGCACCTGTTTATGATTATTTGCAACAGAATGCTAATTTATATGGTGGTGAAGTTGGCTTACATATCCATCCGCACCCTTTAGACTGGTTGCATTTTGAAGCCAGTTTTGAAACCGTAACTGGAAAACAAAATAACGGTGCTTTTTTACCTTTAATTCCAGCAAACAGTATAACCAATACCATTAGAATAGAATTTGAAAAAGCTTGGATTAACAATGGCTATACCTTTGTTAAATTACGAAACACTTTTAAGCAAACCAACGTGAGTGTCTTTGAAACACTAACCGATGGTTATGCCTTATTAAGTGCTGGTTTTGGTGGTGATTTTAAACTATTTGATAACATACTTTCTTTTACGCTTTCTGCAAATAATATAACGAATAAGAGCTATGTGCATCATTTATCACGTTTAAAAGCCGATGGCATTGCTAATATAGGACGTAATATTAGTCTAGGTTTTATCTATAAAATATAA
- a CDS encoding DUF6787 family protein — MEQFKQRWEIQKNWQLLFPVLGLLGLFYSAYKITGLFREEYHIGFKIAFAFLITFFLLRLCLLIFKKLEQKWVVKYRWEMIRIFIVFAITGSSSLFVGRPVIKLLGITKENLNIYVYWILYIIIGLIFYQILLVCFGYILGQGKFFWEFEKKMIRRFGLGRFVD; from the coding sequence ATGGAGCAATTTAAACAGCGTTGGGAAATTCAGAAAAATTGGCAGCTACTCTTTCCTGTTTTAGGGCTTTTAGGCCTTTTTTACTCCGCTTACAAAATCACTGGTTTATTTCGTGAAGAATACCATATTGGTTTTAAAATTGCTTTTGCGTTTCTCATAACCTTTTTTTTATTAAGACTTTGCCTACTTATTTTTAAAAAATTAGAACAAAAATGGGTGGTTAAATACCGTTGGGAAATGATTCGCATTTTTATTGTTTTTGCGATTACAGGATCTTCCTCTCTTTTTGTTGGTAGGCCTGTAATTAAACTCCTAGGAATTACTAAAGAAAACTTAAATATATATGTTTATTGGATATTATATATTATTATTGGACTCATTTTCTACCAAATCCTGTTGGTATGCTTTGGTTATATTTTAGGCCAAGGTAAATTTTTCTGGGAGTTCGAAAAGAAAATGATACGCCGTTTTGGATTAGGGCGTTTTGTAGATTAA
- a CDS encoding class I SAM-dependent methyltransferase, protein MQSLYTNGLEHLYDAMYQTFINYEEEYLFYSTLLNKYKKNQVLEMGSGTGNLAKYFVANGFDYHGLDYSADMVALASQKLSKKHFIQGDMRDFKLNQTTQSIIITGRTSSYLLSNKNVHNALHAIYNNLENQGILCFDFIDANRFIKSIKGGVNMEHAATYKQKTYYRESFLTPTTSNNIMFNWNAKYYEVTEDSKKLITQDDSEVRAFTKNEWELFLYLNDFELIECIDKPSYMFDTYVMVARKMAQKNPNVV, encoded by the coding sequence ATGCAAAGTCTCTACACAAACGGATTGGAACACCTCTATGATGCCATGTATCAAACCTTCATAAACTATGAGGAAGAATACCTGTTTTATAGTACGCTATTAAATAAGTATAAAAAAAATCAGGTTTTAGAAATGGGTTCAGGTACGGGCAACCTCGCAAAATATTTTGTAGCAAATGGTTTTGACTACCACGGTTTAGATTATAGTGCAGATATGGTGGCCCTCGCAAGCCAAAAGCTTTCTAAAAAGCATTTTATACAAGGTGACATGCGTGATTTCAAATTAAATCAAACCACGCAAAGTATTATTATTACTGGTAGAACTTCAAGCTACTTACTTTCAAATAAAAATGTTCATAACGCGTTACATGCTATTTATAACAATTTAGAAAATCAAGGGATTCTGTGTTTCGATTTCATTGATGCGAATCGGTTTATTAAGTCTATTAAAGGGGGTGTTAACATGGAACATGCTGCTACTTACAAACAAAAAACATACTATAGAGAAAGCTTTTTAACACCGACGACCTCAAATAATATCATGTTTAATTGGAATGCAAAGTATTATGAAGTAACTGAGGACAGTAAGAAACTAATTACACAAGATGATTCTGAAGTACGTGCTTTCACTAAAAACGAATGGGAATTATTTTTATATCTAAATGATTTTGAACTCATTGAATGTATAGACAAACCGTCGTATATGTTTGATACGTACGTTATGGTCGCCAGAAAAATGGCACAAAAAAATCCTAACGTTGTGTAG
- a CDS encoding 4Fe-4S dicluster domain-containing protein — protein MAIIITDECINCGACEPECPNTAIYEGADDWRYKDGTSLEGSVVLPNGKAVDAEEAQEPISDEIYYIVPDKCTECKGFHDEPQCAAVCPVDCCVPDDDHVETEAVLLGKQKFMHPED, from the coding sequence ATGGCGATTATTATAACAGACGAATGTATAAACTGTGGTGCTTGTGAGCCAGAATGCCCAAATACTGCTATTTATGAAGGTGCTGACGACTGGAGATATAAAGACGGAACAAGCTTAGAAGGTAGTGTTGTTTTACCTAATGGTAAAGCTGTGGATGCCGAGGAAGCTCAGGAACCAATAAGTGATGAAATATATTATATCGTCCCAGACAAATGTACTGAGTGTAAAGGATTTCATGATGAACCACAATGTGCTGCAGTTTGTCCTGTAGATTGTTGTGTCCCAGATGACGATCATGTAGAGACTGAAGCAGTCTTATTAGGAAAGCAAAAATTCATGCATCCTGAAGATTAA